Proteins from a genomic interval of Deltaproteobacteria bacterium:
- a CDS encoding tetratricopeptide repeat protein encodes MSEDTTAQPDLIKRGRGIFACLTIILAALALYGGTANYGFLEHDDDRNIYENHRILNPTSSNYASYWSEPYLGLYIPVTYTYWTALSGLSHALSDTSETQNEAQKPDPRWFHRGNVILHATNGLLVMMLLRIVGFGLLASTFGALFFVAHPLQVEAVAWASGAKDVWSTFWGLLSLVAFARYLNKQIPHRRLMLSLNYIFYALAILCKPSQVVIPALCALMLYHKESKFSLQRLTVFIPHGVVLSAYLLLANVSQGAEGTFKPVPLALRPLIAGDAINFYASKIILPIDLAVDYARHPYAVINNKGALVLSFLTLVILAVSLVATLVTNKPWLKKTTVVCGMFVVSLVPVLGLVPFGYQFFSTVCDRYAYLAVIAPAWALASMTQGVGARRRAIQIITTLYLLTLSFATAHQIEYWHDETTLFQHSLEVQADGAVALIGRSNELAKKGDWRSTLPLLERASQALPDWARPHNNLGTSFVNLDRYQDAADALAKALKLRPVYPLAWSNRCSVVRQLKRLDEAAHDCKMAVDQAPEFAPAHLNMALTLMDMGNWAGAAASYQKALALDPNNYDSLYFWASALRDRGDYHGAIQSFTKLAALYPRSEEARRELEHTQSLAATGGTAKN; translated from the coding sequence ATGAGTGAGGATACGACGGCACAACCCGACCTAATAAAGCGTGGGCGCGGGATTTTTGCTTGTCTGACAATCATACTAGCCGCTCTAGCTCTGTACGGAGGTACAGCCAACTACGGCTTCCTCGAACACGATGACGACCGCAATATTTACGAAAACCACCGCATCCTGAATCCAACCAGCTCAAATTACGCCTCTTATTGGAGCGAGCCGTACCTCGGACTGTATATCCCCGTGACGTATACCTACTGGACCGCACTATCGGGTCTTTCGCATGCGCTCTCCGATACCTCTGAGACCCAAAATGAGGCCCAAAAACCGGACCCTAGGTGGTTTCACCGTGGTAATGTGATCTTGCATGCGACCAACGGACTGCTCGTGATGATGCTACTTAGGATTGTGGGATTTGGTTTACTGGCATCGACATTTGGTGCCTTGTTTTTTGTGGCGCACCCACTGCAAGTCGAAGCGGTAGCTTGGGCTTCTGGTGCCAAAGATGTGTGGTCGACTTTTTGGGGGCTTTTGTCTCTGGTCGCCTTCGCTCGGTACCTAAACAAACAAATACCGCACCGCCGCCTTATGCTCAGCCTTAATTATATATTTTACGCACTGGCAATACTTTGTAAGCCATCGCAAGTCGTCATCCCAGCACTCTGTGCCCTCATGCTTTATCACAAGGAGAGTAAATTCAGCCTCCAGCGTTTAACTGTGTTCATTCCTCACGGCGTCGTGCTCAGTGCCTATCTTTTACTGGCTAATGTAAGTCAGGGCGCCGAGGGCACATTCAAGCCGGTGCCCCTAGCCTTGCGGCCGCTGATCGCCGGGGATGCCATAAACTTTTATGCCTCAAAAATCATACTTCCCATAGACCTCGCCGTTGATTATGCCCGCCATCCCTACGCAGTGATCAATAACAAGGGGGCTCTCGTGCTCTCTTTTCTCACGCTAGTTATACTCGCCGTCTCCCTGGTCGCTACCTTAGTCACGAACAAGCCGTGGTTGAAAAAAACCACCGTGGTGTGTGGCATGTTTGTTGTGAGCCTAGTCCCGGTGCTCGGATTGGTGCCATTCGGCTATCAATTCTTCTCGACGGTATGTGACAGGTATGCATACTTGGCAGTCATCGCTCCCGCCTGGGCGCTTGCCTCCATGACGCAGGGCGTAGGCGCCCGGCGTCGCGCCATTCAAATAATAACGACCCTGTACCTGCTGACGCTAAGCTTTGCTACAGCGCATCAGATCGAGTACTGGCACGATGAAACGACGCTGTTTCAACACAGTCTGGAGGTTCAAGCAGATGGTGCTGTTGCCCTCATTGGACGGTCCAATGAGCTTGCTAAAAAAGGTGATTGGCGCTCCACGTTACCGTTACTTGAGAGGGCAAGTCAGGCACTTCCAGACTGGGCAAGGCCCCATAACAACCTCGGAACCAGCTTCGTGAACTTGGATCGTTATCAAGACGCTGCAGATGCGCTGGCCAAAGCCCTTAAACTTCGTCCCGTTTATCCCCTAGCATGGTCAAACCGCTGCTCAGTCGTGAGGCAGCTCAAGCGTCTAGATGAGGCGGCACATGACTGTAAAATGGCTGTGGATCAGGCACCAGAATTTGCTCCGGCACACTTAAATATGGCCCTGACTTTGATGGATATGGGCAACTGGGCAGGTGCCGCGGCTAGTTATCAAAAAGCCCTAGCACTCGACCCGAACAATTATGATTCG